The following proteins are encoded in a genomic region of Oncorhynchus keta strain PuntledgeMale-10-30-2019 chromosome 8, Oket_V2, whole genome shotgun sequence:
- the LOC118386851 gene encoding hairy/enhancer-of-split related with YRPW motif protein 2, with product MKRPCDDSTSDSDMDETIDVGSENNYSGHSNGSFIRCGSPTTTTQVMARKKRRGIIEKRRRDRINNSLSELRRLVPTAFEKQGSAKLEKAEILQMTVDHLKMLQTTGGKGYFDAHSLAMDFMSVGFRECLTEVARYLSSVEGLDSIDPLRVRLVSHLSTCASQREAAAMTSSMAHHQQVLPPHHWAAAFHPLPAAFLQQSGLPSSDSATSRLSVEVPQRGSALLTATFAHTDSSHRAPSNGSVAPCVPPLSTSLLSLSATVHAAAAAAAAQTFPLSFPGGFPIFTPHSVSSTASMVASAVCPSISTTSTSQQSRDREGSSKPYRPWGTEVGAF from the exons ATGAAAAGGCCTTGTGATGATAGTACTTCTGACAGCGACATGGATGAAACTATTGATGTCGGCAGTGAGAATAATTATTCTGG GCACAGCAATGGATCATTTATTAGATGTGGctccccaacaacaacaacccaaGTTATGGCAAGAAAAAAACGAAGAGGG ATCATCGAGAAGAGACGGAGGGATCGAATCAATAATAGTTTATCAGAGTTACGTCGACTTGTTCCAACTGCATTTGAAAAACAA GGTTCTGCCAAATTAGAGAAAGCCGAAATATTGCAGATGACAGTGGATCACCTAAAGATGCTGCAGACCACTGGCGGTAAAG GGTATTTTGATGCCCATTCCCTGGCTATGGACTTCATGAGCGTGGGCTTCAGGGAGTGTCTGACGGAGGTAGCCAGGTACCTGAGCTCTGTGGAGGGATTAGACAGCATTGACCCACTGCGCGTGCGCCTGGTCTCGCACCTCAGCACCTGCGCGTCTCAGAGGGAGGCAGCTGCCATGACCTCATCCATGGCACACCACCAGCAGGTGCTCCCCCCTCACCACTGGGCCGCAGCCTTCCACCCCCTCCCCGCCGCCTTCCTCCAACAGAGTGGACTGCCCTCCTCAGACAGCGCCACCAGCAGACTGTCTGTGGAGGTGCCCCAGCGCGGCTCGGCCCTACTAACAGCCACCTTCGCCCACACTGACTCTTCTCACAGGGCGCCCTCTAATGGCAGCGTGGCACCCTGTGTCCCCccactctccacctccctcctgtcGCTCTCGGCAACCGTTCACGCGGCGGCCGCTGCTGCCGCGGCCCAGActttccccctgtcctttccCGGAGGATTCCCCATCTTCACACCTCACAGTGTGAGCAGCACAGCGTCTATGGTAGCTTCAGCTGTGTGCCCCTCCATTTCCACCACATCCACttcacagcagagcagagaccgAGAGGGCAGCAGCAAACCATACAGACCTTGGGGAACAGAAGTGGGAGCCTTTTAA